From Vitis vinifera cultivar Pinot Noir 40024 chromosome 3, ASM3070453v1, the proteins below share one genomic window:
- the LOC100267513 gene encoding cytochrome P450 CYP82D47 → MGFSLQLQDVTVFGILFAIICLWLVNAKGNKNKGRSPPEPSGAWPVMGHLHLLGADKPLHRTFGAMADEYGPIFSIRVGLRTALVVSSSEVAKECYTTKDKALATRPRSLAVKLMGYDHAMFAFERHGPYWRDVRRLAMVNLLSNRQHEMLKHVRDSEVKFFIQELYGQWVENGGSPVLVDMKKKFEHLVANLTMRTVAGKRCENGESRWCQSLGDFMNLMGQFMVSDALPFLGWLDTVRGYTAKMKGTARQLDRVIGRWVEEHRQKRLSGSINDAEQDFIHAMLSVIDDAQLSGHDHDHDTVIKATCLTVMLAGNDTIAVTLTWALSLLMNNPRALKKAQEELDFHVGRNQQVYESDIKKLVYLQAIIKETLRLYPAGPLALPHEAMEDCTIAGFHIQAGTRLLVNLWKLHRDPTIWSDPLEFQPERFLTKHVGLDVGGQHFELLPFGSGRRMCPGISLALEILQLTLARLLHGFELGVVSDSPLDMTEGVGLAMPKATPLEVTLVPRLPSELYH, encoded by the exons ATGGGATTCTCTCTTCAGCTTCAAGATGTCACAGTTTTCGGCATTCTTTTTGCAATTATCTGTCTGTGGTTGGTTAATGCCAAAGGTAACAAGAACAAAGGCAGAAGCCCACCAGAGCCCTCCGGGGCATGGCCTGTAATGGGTCACCTTCATCTTCTAGGAGCAGATAAGCCACTACATAGGACATTCGGAGCCATGGCTGATGAGTATGGACCAATCTTCTCCATTCGTGTTGGCCTTCGAACAGCTCTGGTGGTTAGTAGCTCGGAAGTAGCAAAAGAATGTTACACTACCAAGGACAAGGCACTCGCCACTCGACCAAGATCCTTAGCAGTAAAGCTCATGGGCTATGACCATGCCATGTTTGCGTTTGAACGTCACGGTCCATACTGGCGTGATGTGCGGAGGCTAGCCATGGTTAATCTCCTCTCCAACCGCCAGCACGAGATGCTCAAGCATGTCCGGGACTCAGAAGTCAAGTTTTTCATCCAAGAGCTCTATGGGCAATGGGTAGAAAATGGAGGCAGTCCTGTTTTGGTGGACATGAAGAAAAAGTTTGAGCACCTGGTAGCAAATTTGACGATGAGAACAGTTGCTGGGAAACGGTGTGAAAATGGCGAGTCAAGATGGTGCCAATCCCTAGGTGATTTCATGAATCTAATGGGGCAATTTATGGTTTCTGATGCACTACCCTTCCTTGGATGGTTAGACACAGTGAGGGGATATACAGCGAAAATGAAGGGAACAGCTAGGCAGTTGGATCGGGTTATTGGAAGATGGGTGGAGGAGCATCGTCAGAAGAGGCTTTCCGGAAGCATCAATGACGCTGAGCAAGACTTCATTCATGCCATGCTGTCTGTTATAGATGATGCTCAGTTATCTGGTCATGACCATGACCATGATACTGTCATCAAAGCCACTTGCTTG ACTGTCATGTTGGCGGGCAATGATACAATAGCGGTCACACTCACCTGGGCCCTCTCTCTGCTAATGAACAACCCTCGTGCACTAAAAAAGGCACAAGAAGAGTTGGACTTTCATGTGGGAAGGAATCAGCAAGTGTACGAATCAGATATAAAGAAGCTAGTCTACTTGCAAGCCATTATCAAGGAGACCTTACGACTATACCCTGCTGGGCCGCTTGCACTGCCACATGAGGCCATGGAGGACTGCACTATTGCAGGCTTCCACATCCAAGCTGGGACTCGCCTTCTGGTTAACCTCTGGAAGTTACACCGCGATCCCACAATTTGGTCGGATCCTTTGGAGTTCCAACCTGAGAGGTTCCTGACAAAGCATGTGGGTTTGGACGTTGGGGGTCAACATTTTGAACTTCTACCATTTGGGTCAGGCAGAAGGATGTGCCCAGGAATCTCACTTGCTCTGGAGATCCTGCAGCTGACACTAGCCAGATTGCTTCATGGTTTTGAATTGGGAGTAGTTTCAGATTCACCCCTGGATATGACTGAAGGTGTTGGGCTCGCTATGCCTAAAGCAACTCCACTGGAGGTCACCCTAGTCCCAAGGCTACCCTCCGAGCTCTACCACTAA
- the LOC100262353 gene encoding protopine 6-monooxygenase-like: MVSDAIPFLGWLDTVRGYTAKMKRTAREVDQVQGSWVEEHRRKRFSGSMNEAEQDFNHVMLSVIEDGQFSDHDHDTVINATCLTLIIGGSDSTVITLTWALCPLMNNPSTLKRAQDELDIKVGKHRQVDESDIKNLVYLQAIIKETLRLYPAAPLSVPREAMEDCTMAGFHIQAGTRLLVNLWKLYKNPRIWSDPLEFQPERFLTKHVDLDVRGQNFEFLPFGSGRRVCPGISFALEPQEITVFGLLATICLLLETALNAKRNKIKEGKRPPEPS; encoded by the exons ATGGTTTCTGATGCAATCCCCTTCCTTGGCTGGTTGGACACTGTGAGAGGATATACGGCAAAAATGAAGAGAACAGCTAGGGAGGTGGATCAGGTGCAGGGAAGCTGGGTGGAGGAGCATCGCCGGAAGAGGTTCTCTGGAAGCATGAACGAGGCTGAGCAAGACTTCAACCATGTCATGCTGTCTGTTATTGAGGATGGTCAGTTCTCTGATCATGACCATGACACTGTCATTAACGCTACTTGCTTG ACTCTAATAATAGGCGGCTCTGATTCAACGGTGATCACACTGACCTGGGCCCTCTGTCCGCTAATGAACAATCCCAGCACTCTAAAAAGAGCACAAGATGAGTTAGACATCAAAGTGGGAAAGCATCGCCAAGTGGATGAGTCAGACATAAAGAACCTAGTCTACTTGCAAGCCATCATCAAGGAAACCTTACGACTGTACCCTGCTGCACCGCTTTCAGTGCCACGTGAGGCCATGGAGGATTGCACCATGGCAGGCTTCCACATCCAAGCTGGGACGCGCCTTTTGGTTAACCTCTGGAAGTTGTACAAGAACCCCAGAATTTGGTCGGATCCTTTGGAGTTCCAACCTGAGAGGTTCCTAACGAAGCATGTGGATTTGGATGTTAGgggtcaaaattttgaatttctgcCATTTGGGTCAGGCAGAAGGGTATGCCCAGGAATCTCATTTGCGCTTGAG CCTCAAGAGATCACAGTTTTTGGGCTTCTTGCTACAATCTGTCTGTTGTTGGAAACAGCACTTAATGCCAAAAGGAACAAGATCAAGGAAGGCAAAAGGCCACCAGAGCCGTCCTGA